In Gossypium arboreum isolate Shixiya-1 chromosome 5, ASM2569848v2, whole genome shotgun sequence, a single genomic region encodes these proteins:
- the LOC108489619 gene encoding probable calcium-binding protein CML21 translates to MGGVVGKSESPETKLEAKMVEAMQHRASKGTTIKSFNSIILKFPKIDHTLRKCKAIFEQFDEDSNGAIDHEELKKCLHKLQVCFTEEEIEDLFKACDMNEDMGIKFNEFIVLLCLVYLLKDNATEFEAKSRMGVPNLEATFETLVDAFVLLDKNKDGYVSKNEMVQAINESGERSSGPIATKRFEEMDWDKNGSVSFKEFLFAFTTWVGIEEVGDDDEHH, encoded by the exons ATGGGAGGTGTCGTGGGAAAGTCTGAATCACCTGAAACAAAACTAGAAGCTAAAATGGTTGAAGCTATGCAGCACAGGGCTTCTAAAGGAACTACAATCAAGTCTTTCAACAGCATCATCTTAAAATTCCCTAAAATTGATCACACCTTAAGGAAGTGCAAAGCTATTTTTGAGCAGTTTG ATGAGGACTCAAATGGTGCCATTGATCATGAAGAGTTGAAAAAATGTTTGCACAAGCTTCAAGTTTGTTTCACAGAGGAGGAAATAGAGGATTTGTTTAAGGCATGTGATATGAATGAGGATATGGGAATCAAATTCAATGAGTTCATAGTCCTTCTTTGCCTTGTCTATCTTCTCAAGGACAATGCTACTGAATTCGAAGCC AAATCGAGAATGGGGGTACCAAACTTGGAGGCCACGTTTGAAACATTGGTGGATGCATTTGTGTTGTTGGATAAGAACAAGGATGGTTATGTTAGCAAGAATGAGATGGTTCAAGCTATCAATGAATCTGGGGAGCGTTCCTCTGGACCAATAGCCACCAAAAGATTTG AAGAGATGGACTGGGATAAAAATGGATCCGTGAGTTTCAAGGAATTTCTCTTTGCATTTACAACTTGGGTTGGAATTGAGGAGGTCGGAGACGACGATGAACACCACTAA